The following are encoded together in the Pedobacter steynii genome:
- a CDS encoding barstar family protein, whose product MGKKTIIINGENFSELETFYTETDKVLSKNLDWQTGHNLDAFSDLLEGGFGVHEYKEPIKLIWKDFSKSQLDLGKKLSGKLVRIIREHDHIEFSTIE is encoded by the coding sequence ATCATTATCAACGGGGAGAATTTTTCAGAATTAGAAACATTTTATACAGAAACAGATAAAGTCCTGAGCAAAAACCTGGACTGGCAAACCGGACATAACCTTGATGCATTCAGTGACCTGCTGGAAGGCGGTTTTGGAGTCCACGAATATAAAGAACCAATAAAACTCATCTGGAAAGATTTTTCAAAGAGTCAGCTGGACCTGGGTAAAAAGCTATCCGGTAAACTGGTCAGGATCATCCGGGAACACGATCATATTGAATTTTCTACCATAGAATAA